From a single Marinobacter sp. THAF197a genomic region:
- a CDS encoding YnbE family lipoprotein yields MRVLMISVLPLAFIACTPTVQMAAPKEPITVNLNVKIQHEIYVKVDREVDELFSDKGLF; encoded by the coding sequence ATGAGAGTTCTGATGATATCGGTCCTGCCTTTGGCATTCATTGCCTGCACGCCAACCGTACAGATGGCGGCACCGAAAGAGCCGATTACCGTGAACCTGAACGTTAAAATCCAGCACGAGATCTACGTTAAAGTGGACAGGGAAGTGGATGAACTGTTCAGTGATAAAGGCCTGTTCTGA
- a CDS encoding YdbL family protein, whose translation MKRLMQLGAFLLAIGMALPALAMSLEEAKQKLETVKQQGLVGETPTGYLEVVRAEGDAPAVVQAINNARRDEYARIAERHDIPVTQVETVAGKKAIEKTPAGQFVQVNGQWVKK comes from the coding sequence ATGAAACGACTGATGCAACTGGGCGCCTTCCTTCTGGCCATCGGCATGGCACTGCCGGCGCTCGCCATGAGCCTGGAAGAGGCCAAGCAGAAACTGGAAACCGTCAAACAGCAGGGCCTGGTGGGCGAAACGCCGACCGGTTACCTGGAAGTGGTGCGCGCAGAAGGCGATGCGCCTGCGGTGGTGCAGGCCATCAACAACGCGCGCCGGGATGAATATGCCCGCATTGCCGAGCGGCACGACATACCGGTTACCCAGGTGGAAACTGTGGCTGGCAAGAAAGCTATCGAGAAAACACCGGCCGGGCAGTTTGTTCAGGTCAATGGCCAGTGGGTGAAGAAATAA
- a CDS encoding gamma-glutamylcyclotransferase family protein — MRKSIKRSLALILTLLMVGIAYLWLTFVSSFGYNPTAELPAIDEDETYSVFVYGTLTRPWVRWLVTGRAGSSELAILPGFRKEKLDIKPDADASVAGEVIEVSASELRALDRYERLGVRYERVELTLKDGRSAWVYRLMEPLILELE, encoded by the coding sequence ATGAGAAAATCGATCAAACGCTCCCTGGCGCTGATTCTGACACTGCTGATGGTGGGCATTGCCTATCTCTGGCTGACCTTTGTCAGCAGCTTTGGCTATAACCCAACGGCGGAGCTGCCTGCCATCGACGAGGACGAAACCTATTCGGTGTTTGTGTACGGCACCCTCACCCGGCCCTGGGTGCGTTGGCTGGTGACGGGGCGTGCCGGCAGCAGCGAACTGGCAATACTCCCGGGTTTTCGCAAGGAAAAACTGGATATAAAGCCGGACGCTGATGCCAGCGTAGCCGGAGAGGTGATTGAAGTGAGCGCTAGTGAATTGCGGGCATTGGACAGGTACGAGCGGCTAGGCGTGCGCTACGAAAGGGTGGAGTTAACACTGAAGGATGGCCGATCAGCCTGGGTGTACAGGCTGATGGAGCCACTGATCCTTGAGCTGGAGTAA
- a CDS encoding acyl-CoA thioesterase: MSEQPFRFRFRVRYGECDAQGVVFNARYADFVDIAVNEYIRTLFGDYQHLLDQDLDIQVVSMTVNWKAPAKFDDVLEARIKAGRLGNTSFTLHLEFFRHGDGQFIADADITYVLIQPSKMAKAVIPGSLKDKLETGAPGVLISHAGETV, encoded by the coding sequence ATGTCGGAACAGCCTTTCCGTTTTCGCTTCCGGGTGCGCTATGGCGAATGCGACGCCCAGGGCGTGGTGTTCAATGCCCGCTATGCAGATTTCGTGGATATTGCTGTGAATGAGTATATCCGCACGCTGTTTGGTGATTACCAGCACCTGCTTGATCAGGACCTGGACATCCAGGTAGTCAGCATGACCGTTAACTGGAAAGCACCAGCGAAGTTTGACGATGTGCTGGAAGCCCGCATCAAGGCCGGGCGGCTGGGGAATACGTCTTTCACGCTGCACCTGGAATTCTTCCGGCACGGTGACGGGCAGTTTATCGCCGATGCAGACATCACCTACGTGCTTATCCAGCCTTCAAAGATGGCCAAGGCCGTCATTCCAGGCAGCCTGAAAGACAAGCTGGAAACCGGTGCGCCCGGGGTGCTGATCAGCCATGCCGGAGAGACTGTGTAG
- a CDS encoding NAD(P)H-dependent flavin oxidoreductase, whose translation MLNFLGTDLPIIQAPMAGVQDSRLAAAVSNAGGLGSLPCAMLTAAALRAELEALKASTNRPFNLNFFAHTPPEPDTSAEKSWRAALAPYYREYGLDEGVIANGPGRLPFNTEMAAIVEEFRPAVVSFHFGLPAPELLQRVKAAGATVLSSATTVEEALWLEGNGADGIIAQGLEAGGHRGIFLTKDMSTQMGTFALLPQVVAAVSVPVIAAGGIADARGVKAALALGAAAAQVGTAFMLCPEATTRAVHREALKSDAARHTAITNLFSGGPARGIMNRVMRELGPISALAPAFPLATNAIAPLRAAAEAQGSEDFSPLWCGQNAAGCREVSAGDLVKQLAEDL comes from the coding sequence ATGCTGAACTTTCTGGGAACAGATTTACCCATCATTCAGGCGCCCATGGCAGGCGTTCAAGACAGCCGGCTGGCGGCAGCGGTTTCCAATGCCGGCGGGCTCGGATCGCTGCCTTGCGCGATGTTGACCGCGGCTGCACTCCGGGCAGAGCTTGAAGCCTTGAAAGCCAGCACAAACCGGCCATTCAACCTGAATTTCTTTGCCCACACTCCACCAGAACCTGATACCTCAGCGGAAAAGTCCTGGCGGGCGGCGCTGGCGCCCTACTATCGGGAATACGGGTTGGACGAAGGCGTTATTGCCAATGGCCCCGGGCGGCTACCCTTCAACACCGAGATGGCTGCCATTGTGGAGGAATTCCGGCCAGCCGTTGTGAGCTTCCATTTTGGCCTGCCTGCGCCCGAGTTGCTGCAACGGGTCAAAGCCGCTGGAGCTACGGTGCTGTCATCGGCTACCACGGTAGAAGAAGCCCTTTGGCTGGAGGGCAACGGAGCCGACGGCATTATTGCCCAGGGGCTTGAGGCCGGTGGCCACCGGGGTATTTTCCTGACAAAGGACATGAGCACGCAGATGGGAACGTTTGCCCTTTTACCCCAGGTGGTTGCTGCGGTGAGTGTGCCGGTTATTGCAGCCGGTGGCATTGCCGATGCCAGGGGCGTAAAGGCGGCACTGGCACTTGGCGCTGCGGCGGCCCAGGTGGGCACGGCGTTTATGCTGTGTCCGGAAGCCACAACCCGGGCGGTTCATCGCGAGGCGCTAAAGAGCGATGCGGCCCGGCACACGGCCATCACTAATTTGTTCTCCGGGGGCCCGGCAAGAGGCATTATGAACCGAGTGATGCGAGAGCTGGGGCCGATATCAGCCCTGGCTCCCGCTTTCCCATTGGCCACCAACGCCATAGCACCATTGCGGGCGGCCGCCGAGGCACAGGGCTCCGAGGATTTCTCGCCTTTATGGTGTGGGCAGAATGCCGCTGGTTGTAGGGAGGTTTCGGCTGGGGATTTGGTAAAACAGTTGGCCGAAGATCTTTGA
- a CDS encoding HPP family protein, with product MGRRNEQLRWQLAKGLLNALHLERLATRYSRTTVMAVFNLINGGFSIALVSFVALVTQEAFIFPSLGATAFILFYVPMAQPASPRNTLCGHLIGALTGLFSLYLFGLLDQPSAFMTGVDLPRVGAAALSLGLASCLMVVFRVAHPPAGATALIVSLGLMPDPAQLPILMAGVGLLLAHAFVMNRLAGIPYPLWSTATAGPVMQDRKTSC from the coding sequence ATGGGACGCAGGAACGAGCAGCTGCGCTGGCAGCTGGCCAAAGGATTGCTGAATGCACTTCATCTGGAACGACTGGCCACGCGGTACAGTCGAACCACGGTTATGGCTGTGTTCAATCTGATCAATGGTGGTTTCAGTATTGCGCTGGTCTCTTTTGTTGCGCTTGTCACCCAGGAAGCGTTTATCTTTCCCTCGCTCGGCGCCACCGCCTTTATTCTGTTCTATGTGCCCATGGCCCAACCCGCTTCACCAAGAAACACCCTGTGCGGACACCTCATTGGCGCTCTCACTGGGCTGTTCAGCCTGTACCTGTTCGGTTTGCTGGATCAGCCGTCCGCTTTTATGACGGGTGTCGACTTGCCTCGGGTGGGCGCAGCGGCCCTGTCTCTGGGGCTGGCCAGCTGCCTGATGGTGGTGTTCAGGGTAGCGCACCCACCAGCGGGCGCTACGGCGCTGATCGTTTCTCTGGGGCTGATGCCAGACCCGGCCCAATTACCTATACTGATGGCCGGTGTCGGCTTGCTGCTGGCGCATGCTTTTGTAATGAATCGCTTGGCCGGCATCCCCTACCCGCTGTGGTCCACAGCAACAGCAGGTCCCGTCATGCAGGATAGGAAAACGTCATGCTGA